One Paenibacillus riograndensis SBR5 DNA segment encodes these proteins:
- a CDS encoding YjgB family protein translates to MTNSLKTITGILILAGMLGLTGCSSGSNNEATASPAALQPGASSSGSNDAATASPAAASATEAPTAPQPGASSSSAPSAAPAEASATASPSAPGGGASSAAAPQDSSKLLEELLQLAREGKVPGVEYAAHTGLIDDVEAAWGEPDTKETAGKGIYATYSKQHVVIGFNKGSRIFDVRSSAADLQKLTLKEIEAVLGEPEKTAVNGGDKIYMYQAGKQYELKFIIPEASGTVDHISVFSEQDSINNMAG, encoded by the coding sequence ATGACAAACTCATTGAAAACAATTACCGGAATTCTAATATTAGCGGGTATGCTGGGCCTTACCGGCTGCAGCTCCGGCAGTAACAATGAGGCAACCGCCTCACCGGCAGCCTTGCAGCCGGGAGCAAGCAGCTCCGGCAGCAACGATGCAGCAACCGCCTCACCGGCAGCTGCTTCGGCAACGGAAGCCCCGACAGCCCCGCAGCCGGGAGCAAGCAGCTCCTCAGCACCGTCCGCAGCCCCGGCGGAAGCATCGGCTACCGCTTCGCCCAGTGCTCCTGGCGGAGGGGCCTCGTCGGCGGCAGCACCTCAAGACAGCAGCAAGCTGCTTGAAGAGCTCCTCCAACTGGCCCGGGAGGGCAAAGTGCCTGGTGTGGAATATGCCGCACACACCGGATTAATTGACGACGTGGAGGCTGCCTGGGGCGAGCCGGACACCAAAGAGACTGCGGGCAAGGGGATATACGCAACGTACAGCAAACAACATGTCGTCATCGGCTTCAATAAAGGCAGCCGGATTTTTGACGTCCGCTCCAGCGCCGCCGATCTGCAGAAATTGACACTGAAGGAGATTGAAGCTGTGCTCGGCGAACCGGAGAAAACAGCCGTGAACGGCGGCGATAAAATCTACATGTATCAGGCAGGCAAGCAATATGAGCTGAAATTCATCATTCCGGAGGCCTCGGGTACGGTGGATCATATCTCTGTATTTTCTGAACAGGATTCAATTAACAATATGGCCGGATAA
- a CDS encoding winged helix-turn-helix domain-containing protein codes for MHLELNNSEYKVMADGITITLLPKEFALLQFLYRNVGRTFSREQLLDHVWPLEYPVERTVDDHIYRLRKKLHVLSGLDIKTVRGFGYSLAVPGTPAGVALNPAMNDPELRETMRSVFSKFHVYGQGKSMVTLARQQDILGYELDSVYSMVIHFVQGDLEWLLHTDEVPLKERLFYLMIFYFLSGDPKERLAYCEQVIELKLVYPNYQLELEILTILDLFTLAGQPERALERLKRSHQVIAELGYDNFIPVTLITELFVHLTAGTGDEELKRMDEAIGVILQEKPFLREIGSYKVVKGLWSLRLEQWREAENLLSEGLQVLEMSGFIPLRLYSLYRIVHFCRMFPPPKALQHKYEEIFVAELEQSGLNRFSQSLEDTMQQVLKSL; via the coding sequence ATGCATCTTGAATTAAACAACAGCGAATACAAAGTGATGGCAGACGGGATTACGATTACACTGCTGCCCAAGGAATTCGCTCTTCTGCAGTTTCTGTACCGCAATGTTGGACGCACCTTCAGCCGGGAGCAGCTGCTGGACCATGTTTGGCCGCTGGAGTATCCGGTAGAACGCACGGTGGACGACCATATCTACCGTCTGCGCAAAAAGCTGCATGTCCTCAGCGGCCTGGACATCAAGACTGTCCGGGGGTTCGGCTACAGTCTTGCCGTTCCGGGGACTCCTGCCGGTGTAGCCCTAAATCCGGCAATGAATGATCCGGAGCTGCGGGAAACCATGCGCAGCGTATTTTCCAAATTTCATGTATATGGCCAGGGCAAATCCATGGTAACGCTGGCGCGCCAGCAGGATATCCTTGGCTATGAGCTGGACTCGGTGTATTCCATGGTCATTCATTTTGTGCAGGGAGATTTGGAATGGCTGCTGCATACAGATGAAGTTCCGCTCAAGGAACGGTTATTTTATCTGATGATCTTTTACTTTCTCTCCGGCGATCCGAAGGAGCGGCTTGCGTATTGTGAGCAGGTGATTGAACTGAAGCTGGTGTACCCTAACTATCAGCTGGAGCTGGAGATTCTCACCATTCTGGACCTGTTCACCCTTGCGGGGCAACCGGAGCGGGCTTTGGAGCGTCTGAAACGTTCCCATCAGGTCATTGCTGAGCTTGGTTATGATAATTTCATTCCCGTGACGTTGATTACGGAGCTGTTCGTGCATCTGACGGCCGGCACCGGAGATGAGGAGCTTAAGCGGATGGATGAAGCGATTGGCGTCATCCTGCAGGAAAAACCTTTTCTCCGGGAGATCGGGAGCTATAAAGTGGTGAAGGGACTCTGGAGTTTGCGGCTGGAACAATGGCGTGAAGCAGAGAACCTGCTCAGTGAGGGGCTGCAGGTGCTGGAGATGTCTGGATTCATTCCCCTTCGGCTATATTCGCTGTACCGGATTGTGCATTTTTGCCGTATGTTCCCTCCCCCAAAAGCACTGCAGCATAAATATGAAGAAATATTTGTGGCAGAGCTGGAGCAATCCGGGTTGAACAGGTTCAGCCAGTCTCTGGAGGACACTATGCAGCAGGTCCTGAAATCCCTCTGA
- a CDS encoding MFS transporter, translated as MEASVKQGNSLLHNKVYMRVYSAYATAAFGDWFDSLAIQVLVGYRWHASPLMLALIPVAVALPSVLLGSVAGVAADRLNKLKLMRMCDLLTAFLTVLVLFAPNMVWLLPLLALRSALSTLNVPAQQSMTRSIVREDQLLQATSLNGIVNQGSKIAGPLLGGVALTLLSPQWCILLNAIFRVGSYLLLLSVKNIHTGDEHPAAEVQEERVPLRKMWAEGWSFMLRSRLLLHTMLFGLTGALAIQIIDFQFTSLFRVISPANESLLGWMVAASGVGAVSVILLLGKLKPGTSYGLRLGMGYVLIGGSVGGLGLLQPGASVIWVLLFGLILGLGNGSFFVAFNYCLQKETPPHMTGRIFGIQSSILGLVMITAPLLGGWLVQVAGPGRIFMNFGMVQVLLGLVGVLFGRVLWPEAKRESVQPMVEHS; from the coding sequence ATGGAAGCTTCCGTCAAGCAGGGGAACAGCCTGCTGCACAACAAAGTATATATGCGCGTGTACAGTGCCTACGCCACAGCAGCCTTCGGGGATTGGTTCGATTCGCTGGCGATTCAGGTCCTGGTCGGTTACCGCTGGCATGCCAGTCCGCTGATGCTGGCGCTGATTCCGGTAGCGGTGGCGCTGCCCAGCGTTCTGCTCGGCTCTGTGGCGGGAGTGGCCGCCGACCGGCTGAACAAGCTGAAGCTGATGCGCATGTGTGATCTGCTTACTGCGTTCCTGACCGTCCTGGTGCTGTTCGCACCCAATATGGTGTGGCTGCTGCCGCTGCTGGCGCTGCGCTCGGCACTCTCCACGCTGAATGTTCCGGCCCAGCAGTCCATGACCCGGAGCATCGTCAGAGAGGATCAGCTGCTTCAGGCCACCTCGCTGAACGGGATCGTCAACCAGGGCTCCAAAATCGCCGGTCCTCTGCTGGGCGGTGTGGCGCTTACGCTGCTCAGCCCGCAGTGGTGTATCCTCCTGAACGCCATATTCCGGGTAGGCTCTTATCTGCTGCTGCTCTCGGTAAAAAACATCCATACCGGGGATGAACACCCGGCGGCGGAGGTGCAGGAAGAACGGGTTCCGCTGCGCAAGATGTGGGCTGAGGGCTGGAGCTTTATGCTCCGCAGCAGACTGTTGCTGCATACGATGCTCTTTGGACTCACAGGGGCGCTGGCGATCCAGATCATTGATTTTCAGTTCACCAGCCTGTTCCGTGTGATATCACCGGCGAATGAATCCCTGCTGGGCTGGATGGTTGCCGCATCCGGGGTCGGGGCCGTATCTGTTATTCTGCTTCTGGGCAAGTTGAAACCGGGAACCAGCTATGGACTACGGCTCGGAATGGGCTATGTGCTGATAGGCGGTTCTGTCGGCGGGCTCGGCCTGCTTCAGCCGGGGGCTTCTGTGATTTGGGTGCTGTTGTTCGGATTAATACTGGGGCTCGGGAATGGAAGCTTTTTCGTGGCCTTCAATTATTGTCTGCAAAAAGAAACCCCGCCCCACATGACCGGCCGCATCTTCGGCATCCAGAGCAGCATACTCGGTCTGGTGATGATTACAGCGCCTCTTCTGGGAGGCTGGCTGGTTCAGGTGGCCGGACCCGGCCGGATCTTTATGAATTTTGGCATGGTTCAAGTGCTTCTAGGGCTCGTCGGAGTGCTTTTTGGCCGGGTGCTCTGGCCTGAAGCTAAGCGGGAGAGTGTGCAGCCCATGGTGGAGCACAGTTGA
- a CDS encoding histidine phosphatase family protein has protein sequence MTTTTYIYMVRHGDSLKTSGNERSRFLSAQGEKDAQRVTQRLLGEGIDALYSSPYTRAVDTIAGLAGALGKEIHKVEDLKEKCWTEDDRTLQDPELYPFLEQMFAEPDFVLEDGGESNRVCKERAVKALKEILRNHPGERIVIGTHGMVMTLMMNEFAEEYGLDFLLQTRKPDIYRMEMKDGLLSHVQRMPLDD, from the coding sequence ATGACAACGACCACTTATATTTACATGGTGCGGCATGGAGATTCGCTCAAAACATCGGGCAACGAAAGATCGCGTTTTCTATCAGCCCAGGGTGAGAAGGATGCGCAGAGAGTAACGCAGCGGCTGCTGGGTGAAGGCATAGATGCCTTATACAGCAGTCCGTATACCCGGGCAGTAGATACGATTGCGGGCCTGGCCGGGGCGCTGGGCAAAGAGATTCATAAGGTCGAGGATTTAAAAGAAAAATGCTGGACGGAAGACGACCGTACGCTGCAGGACCCGGAGCTGTATCCTTTTTTGGAGCAAATGTTCGCGGAGCCGGATTTTGTGCTGGAAGACGGCGGGGAGTCGAACCGTGTCTGCAAAGAGCGGGCCGTAAAGGCGTTGAAGGAGATTCTGCGCAATCATCCGGGCGAGAGAATCGTGATTGGCACCCACGGGATGGTCATGACGCTGATGATGAATGAGTTCGCTGAGGAATACGGGCTGGATTTTTTGCTGCAGACCCGCAAACCGGATATTTACCGGATGGAAATGAAGGATGGATTGCTTAGTCATGTGCAAAGAATGCCGCTTGATGACTGA
- a CDS encoding B12-binding domain-containing radical SAM protein — MKKSILLIQPENQKINSFRRKQFNNFVQITMPYLAGFIDEAKYKITLVDEYQQQIPYTRKFDLVAITVNTPNSGHCYKMAEKFQAAGAKVVMGGPHATLLPAEVSEHCDIIVIGEAEATWPQLLEDFYQGKYQTEYRSDAIPELTNLPLPRWDLLHRNPLMKGAVISTRGCPYNCSYCNLKQIYHNRFRTRPVSEVIHEISLMKSRFFVFWDDNFFADKAHAIEVMEQLRPLRKKWAAQVTLADCNNDELLEKASAAGCLYLFVGLESFSPAALRGVNKGMNRVDAYRDIIGKLHRHNIMIQAGIVFGFDEDTPDSFRQTLEGCEALGIDGVTVSLLTPLPRTPIYARMKREQRLLHEDWSLYNGKTDVVFHPAGMTSEQLYEGYLDFRRRFYSLPSFIRRMRVSGTHPVYNFVMNLGYRLAIKRG; from the coding sequence ATGAAAAAAAGCATACTGCTCATCCAGCCGGAAAATCAGAAGATTAACAGCTTCCGGAGGAAGCAGTTCAACAATTTCGTGCAGATTACGATGCCTTATTTGGCTGGTTTCATAGATGAAGCTAAATATAAGATTACGCTTGTGGATGAATATCAGCAGCAAATCCCCTACACCCGGAAGTTCGATCTGGTAGCGATCACAGTAAATACGCCGAACAGCGGGCATTGCTACAAGATGGCGGAGAAATTTCAGGCGGCTGGAGCCAAAGTGGTGATGGGCGGTCCCCATGCCACGCTGCTCCCCGCAGAGGTGTCGGAGCACTGCGATATCATTGTCATTGGAGAGGCAGAGGCCACTTGGCCGCAGCTGCTTGAGGATTTCTATCAGGGCAAATATCAAACCGAATACCGTTCGGATGCCATTCCTGAGCTGACGAACCTGCCGCTGCCCAGATGGGATCTCCTGCACAGAAACCCGCTGATGAAGGGGGCCGTTATCTCCACCCGGGGATGTCCCTACAACTGCTCCTATTGCAACTTGAAGCAAATCTACCACAACCGTTTCCGTACCCGGCCGGTCAGCGAAGTGATTCATGAGATTTCCCTGATGAAATCGCGGTTTTTTGTGTTCTGGGATGACAACTTTTTCGCAGACAAAGCCCATGCCATAGAGGTGATGGAGCAGCTGCGGCCGCTGCGTAAAAAATGGGCGGCGCAGGTGACCCTGGCTGACTGCAACAACGATGAGCTGCTGGAAAAAGCCAGTGCCGCAGGCTGCCTGTACCTGTTCGTAGGCCTGGAATCCTTCTCACCGGCGGCACTGCGGGGGGTGAACAAGGGAATGAACCGGGTAGATGCCTACCGGGACATTATCGGCAAGCTGCACAGGCATAACATCATGATCCAAGCCGGCATTGTATTCGGGTTCGATGAGGATACGCCGGATTCCTTCCGGCAGACCCTTGAGGGCTGCGAAGCACTGGGGATTGACGGGGTGACGGTCAGCTTGCTGACACCCTTGCCCCGGACACCGATATATGCCCGGATGAAGAGGGAGCAGCGCCTGCTTCACGAGGACTGGAGCCTCTATAACGGCAAAACCGATGTGGTATTCCATCCCGCCGGCATGACTTCCGAGCAATTATATGAGGGTTATCTTGATTTCCGGCGGCGCTTCTATTCCCTGCCTTCGTTCATCCGCCGGATGCGGGTGTCGGGAACACATCCGGTCTATAACTTTGTCATGAACCTGGGTTACCGCTTGGCGATCAAGCGGGGCTGA
- a CDS encoding TatD family hydrolase has translation MIDAHIHLEQYEDSELQAMLPGLLEQDIQSLVAVSMNLDSCIRTQEIAARYPGRVKPAYGFHPEQPAPTESELAALLKWISQHAGEMVAVGEIGLPYYSRAEALARGEAFEQEPYLRVLDNLLALAARLNKPVVLHAVYEDAITACNLLEKHGIARAHFHWFKGPEEAVTRMIERGYHISFTPDIVYEPEIRELARRYPPGLVMAETDGPWPFEGPFAGRPTRPAMVHDVAAAWAELHGYSAAQAKAMLTANTARFYQL, from the coding sequence ATGATTGATGCTCATATACATCTGGAGCAATATGAGGATTCCGAGCTGCAGGCCATGCTGCCCGGGTTGCTGGAGCAAGATATCCAATCGCTCGTCGCGGTCTCGATGAACCTTGATTCCTGTATCCGTACACAAGAAATCGCCGCCCGGTATCCGGGCCGGGTAAAACCGGCCTACGGATTTCACCCGGAGCAGCCGGCTCCAACGGAGTCTGAGCTTGCGGCACTGTTGAAGTGGATCAGTCAGCATGCAGGGGAGATGGTGGCTGTAGGCGAGATCGGGCTTCCCTACTATTCAAGGGCTGAGGCGCTGGCACGCGGGGAAGCTTTTGAGCAGGAGCCTTACCTCCGGGTACTCGATAACCTGCTTGCTTTGGCAGCCCGCCTGAACAAACCGGTGGTGCTGCATGCTGTCTACGAGGACGCTATAACCGCCTGCAATCTGCTGGAGAAGCATGGCATTGCCAGAGCGCATTTCCATTGGTTCAAAGGTCCGGAAGAAGCGGTCACGCGCATGATTGAACGCGGCTACCATATCTCCTTCACCCCGGATATTGTATATGAGCCGGAGATCCGGGAGCTGGCACGGCGCTACCCGCCGGGGCTGGTCATGGCCGAGACGGACGGGCCTTGGCCGTTCGAAGGCCCCTTTGCCGGACGTCCAACCCGCCCGGCGATGGTTCATGATGTTGCCGCCGCCTGGGCAGAGCTGCATGGGTATTCTGCCGCCCAGGCGAAGGCGATGCTGACCGCCAATACGGCGCGCTTTTATCAGCTGTAG
- a CDS encoding stalk domain-containing protein: MKKILTASALALLIAGCAAAPTIDSVSAAAPLTLSVDGQSVLPKLRPFYSGELLYVPARALLEYYPVELKWDNAHKKLSLTTNSSRSVLSPGSSAMQVQYTQTDGGYVDKLEGPVLLKEGHVYVSAGTVSLLTGAEAKPAASGNTVSITSGDVSTSVRVLKEPLAIAAGSSGKAKLYTARKQGSTYKGFMLEVNGRKHSFNWESPRLVSYPPELHYADVDDDGKPEAIVILSLGTGTGISQEELHVVKPEVWKELAVPTAEKAASAAVSSRITLDNSDVVVRLELAGAAPSKVTLRLPGRAGDGGLDHFGTEAGIGAVTHYKVVNGKLKAETSVNAGIGESMGTLMLDYKAGNGGMVLDTIRFQPHDTTEQYVEKEQ; this comes from the coding sequence GTGAAAAAAATACTGACCGCTTCCGCTCTCGCCTTGCTGATCGCCGGGTGTGCGGCAGCTCCGACTATAGATTCTGTATCCGCAGCTGCACCGTTAACACTGTCGGTAGACGGCCAATCCGTTCTGCCCAAGCTTCGCCCTTTTTATTCCGGAGAGTTATTGTATGTCCCGGCCAGAGCGCTGCTGGAATATTACCCGGTTGAATTGAAATGGGATAATGCACACAAGAAACTCAGCTTAACCACAAACAGCTCCCGTTCGGTTCTGTCACCCGGCAGTTCAGCCATGCAGGTTCAATATACGCAGACTGACGGAGGTTATGTGGACAAGCTGGAGGGGCCGGTCCTTCTCAAGGAGGGGCATGTGTATGTTTCTGCCGGGACGGTGTCCTTGCTTACCGGGGCGGAAGCCAAGCCTGCTGCTTCTGGAAATACCGTATCCATTACATCAGGAGATGTCAGCACATCCGTGCGGGTCCTCAAGGAACCCCTTGCAATTGCAGCGGGCAGCTCCGGTAAGGCCAAGCTGTATACGGCCCGGAAGCAAGGCAGTACCTATAAAGGATTCATGCTCGAAGTGAACGGCAGGAAGCACAGCTTTAACTGGGAATCCCCCAGACTGGTGTCTTACCCGCCGGAACTTCACTATGCCGATGTGGATGATGACGGGAAGCCGGAAGCTATAGTGATCTTAAGTCTTGGTACAGGAACGGGTATTTCCCAAGAGGAGCTCCATGTGGTCAAGCCGGAAGTGTGGAAGGAGCTAGCGGTGCCCACAGCGGAAAAGGCAGCCTCCGCCGCTGTCTCTTCCAGAATCACCTTGGACAACAGCGATGTTGTGGTACGGCTTGAGCTTGCAGGCGCTGCCCCATCCAAGGTTACCTTGCGGCTTCCTGGACGGGCAGGAGACGGCGGTCTGGATCATTTCGGCACAGAGGCAGGAATCGGGGCAGTCACCCATTATAAAGTGGTGAATGGCAAGCTGAAGGCGGAGACCAGTGTTAATGCAGGAATTGGGGAGAGTATGGGGACATTGATGCTGGACTACAAAGCAGGCAATGGAGGAATGGTACTGGATACGATCCGCTTTCAACCTCATGACACCACTGAGCAGTATGTGGAGAAGGAGCAATGA
- a CDS encoding LysR family transcriptional regulator — MNIHALRLFYYVAETGSVTKAAARLNISQPAVTSQIKKFEKDLGLPLFNPSGRGVSLTPFGIELAKQAGNFFTYEEQIDEFVEDYRHGRKGKLRIAATYLPANFLVPGWAARFKAGYPEIEMEITTTNSQQAFEQLKRHEADVAFYGGGAQDRPEDIDWLELFEDELWFVVSPSHPYAGRTVSLQEMMLEPFIMREEGSSTRARLVSLCVTYGLKPPQVTLQFSGLGEAIRSVMAGYGANFISSLAVREYVEQKRLSRVQVEGIQLSNHIAICTRSHESVPPALQQFIDICRSFPPEL, encoded by the coding sequence ATTAACATCCATGCCCTGAGACTGTTTTATTATGTGGCCGAGACCGGGAGCGTTACAAAGGCGGCAGCCCGGCTGAATATCAGCCAGCCGGCAGTGACCAGCCAGATCAAGAAATTCGAGAAGGATCTGGGGCTGCCCCTGTTCAATCCCAGTGGACGGGGAGTCTCGCTTACCCCCTTTGGGATTGAACTGGCTAAGCAGGCTGGCAATTTCTTCACCTACGAGGAACAAATTGATGAATTTGTAGAGGACTACCGCCACGGCCGGAAAGGCAAGCTCCGCATTGCCGCCACTTATCTTCCGGCCAATTTCCTGGTTCCTGGCTGGGCTGCCAGGTTCAAAGCCGGCTATCCGGAGATTGAAATGGAGATTACAACAACCAATTCCCAGCAAGCTTTTGAACAACTGAAGCGCCATGAAGCCGACGTCGCCTTCTATGGAGGGGGAGCACAGGACAGGCCGGAGGATATCGATTGGCTGGAGCTTTTTGAGGATGAGCTGTGGTTCGTGGTGTCCCCTTCCCATCCCTACGCAGGCCGTACCGTGTCATTACAGGAGATGATGCTGGAGCCGTTCATTATGCGGGAGGAGGGCAGTTCAACCCGGGCACGTCTTGTCTCGCTGTGTGTTACCTATGGTTTAAAGCCTCCGCAGGTTACTTTGCAGTTCAGCGGTCTGGGCGAAGCCATCCGCTCGGTCATGGCCGGATACGGTGCCAACTTTATTTCTTCTCTGGCTGTGCGGGAATATGTGGAACAGAAGCGGCTGTCCCGGGTGCAGGTAGAAGGCATTCAGCTAAGCAATCATATTGCCATCTGCACACGAAGCCATGAATCCGTGCCTCCAGCTCTGCAGCAATTCATTGACATCTGCCGCAGCTTTCCGCCTGAATTGTAG
- a CDS encoding O-methyltransferase has product MGEMNTWSEVDGYFNSRLLPADPVLDTVLDANAGAGLPAIDVAPNQGKLLYLLAKMKGAANILEIGTLGGYSTIWLARALPEAGRLVSLEYEHKHVVVALDNLRLAGLADKTEIIEGPALESLAALEARGAAPFDFIFIDADKPNNPHYLKWALKLACPGAVIVADNVVRGGEVVQADSKDDRVQGIRQFIDLLAAEPRVEATALQTVGSKGYDGFVLGVISG; this is encoded by the coding sequence ATGGGAGAAATGAATACATGGAGCGAGGTTGATGGATATTTCAACAGCAGGCTGCTGCCAGCCGATCCGGTGCTGGATACTGTGCTGGATGCGAATGCAGGAGCCGGATTGCCGGCGATTGATGTTGCCCCGAATCAGGGGAAGCTGCTGTATCTCCTGGCCAAGATGAAAGGGGCGGCAAACATTCTGGAGATTGGCACGCTGGGAGGCTACAGCACCATCTGGCTGGCCCGGGCCTTGCCGGAAGCAGGCAGACTGGTTTCACTCGAATACGAGCATAAGCATGTCGTGGTGGCGTTGGATAATCTGAGACTGGCAGGATTAGCCGATAAAACGGAGATCATTGAAGGGCCGGCGCTGGAGTCTCTGGCAGCGCTGGAAGCGCGGGGGGCTGCGCCTTTTGACTTTATTTTTATCGATGCCGACAAGCCCAATAATCCGCACTACCTGAAGTGGGCGCTGAAGCTGGCCTGTCCGGGAGCGGTTATAGTAGCGGACAATGTTGTACGCGGCGGTGAGGTGGTTCAGGCCGACAGCAAGGATGACCGGGTGCAGGGCATTCGTCAGTTTATAGACCTGCTGGCAGCCGAACCGCGGGTAGAGGCGACAGCACTACAAACCGTAGGCAGCAAAGGATATGATGGATTTGTTCTGGGGGTTATCTCCGGATAA
- a CDS encoding sigma-70 family RNA polymerase sigma factor — protein MEDQTEYSQLITRTLAGSREAYGELYEATIRDVYRTVHFLVSEPSDADDVVQDIYLELHRSLKQYNESRAFRPWLMGLVMRQVHAYRRKGWRQLRISKKAEHTSEIQDADVAGEVIDRLSSRMLMDKVNSLPYKLRQVIVLHYLQEYSQEEAAAILGIPLGTVKSRIHAALQKLRRKQKADTIRIGKVEDLHES, from the coding sequence ATGGAAGATCAAACCGAATATTCGCAGCTCATAACGCGCACGCTGGCCGGCAGTCGTGAAGCCTATGGTGAATTATACGAAGCGACCATTCGCGATGTCTACAGGACCGTGCATTTCCTCGTTTCCGAGCCATCCGATGCGGACGATGTGGTGCAGGATATCTATCTCGAGCTGCACCGCTCGCTTAAGCAGTATAATGAGAGCCGGGCGTTCAGACCTTGGCTTATGGGACTGGTGATGCGGCAGGTTCACGCGTACCGGCGAAAGGGCTGGAGACAGCTGCGGATAAGCAAGAAAGCGGAGCATACCAGCGAGATCCAGGATGCAGATGTTGCCGGGGAAGTTATTGACAGGCTGTCCAGCCGAATGCTGATGGATAAAGTGAACAGTCTGCCATACAAGCTGAGGCAGGTCATTGTTCTGCACTACTTGCAGGAATATTCCCAGGAAGAGGCTGCTGCCATTCTCGGTATCCCGCTGGGAACTGTTAAATCGCGCATTCATGCTGCACTGCAGAAGCTGCGACGGAAACAAAAGGCTGACACCATTAGAATAGGGAAGGTGGAGGATCTGCATGAGTCTTGA
- a CDS encoding DUF3600 domain-containing protein, translating into MSLEENLRRTLQAETEGWSAPPELKGKILDRIEPGKGGRRMKKWLIATILAASLVIPAGAYAGYHYLSDSMYGSQDNFVQNGGTLEQYEQVEAKLQQAKQSLSEEDFNTMISLLHKLGSFNLQIADASGMLHPEKLSAKDRERYNRLGAELEPYFSKLKNPKKPQQPVEQVDPDAFWDQQLAKAQKTFSGGELDEVQRLIGELKVLNAKVTDPDGSIHMDRLTQADQSSQDRLIEELNPYLKKLGVQLKPSS; encoded by the coding sequence ATGAGTCTTGAAGAGAATCTGCGGCGGACGCTGCAAGCAGAAACTGAAGGCTGGAGCGCCCCACCGGAACTGAAGGGGAAGATCCTGGACAGGATTGAACCCGGAAAAGGGGGCAGACGCATGAAAAAATGGCTGATAGCTACGATACTGGCAGCATCGTTGGTGATCCCGGCCGGAGCCTATGCCGGGTATCATTATTTGAGTGATTCGATGTATGGCTCACAGGATAACTTTGTTCAAAATGGAGGAACGCTGGAGCAATATGAGCAAGTTGAAGCCAAGCTTCAGCAGGCAAAGCAGAGTCTGAGCGAGGAGGATTTCAATACAATGATCTCCTTGCTGCACAAGCTCGGCAGCTTCAACCTGCAAATTGCCGATGCGTCCGGGATGCTTCATCCTGAGAAGCTGAGTGCGAAGGACCGGGAGCGTTATAACCGGCTGGGGGCAGAGCTTGAGCCCTATTTCAGCAAGTTGAAGAACCCAAAAAAACCGCAGCAACCGGTGGAGCAGGTGGACCCCGATGCGTTTTGGGACCAGCAGCTTGCCAAAGCACAGAAGACCTTCAGCGGCGGGGAACTGGACGAGGTCCAGCGGTTAATCGGCGAATTGAAAGTGCTGAATGCCAAAGTAACTGACCCGGATGGCAGCATTCATATGGATCGGCTAACCCAAGCAGACCAGAGCAGCCAGGACCGGTTGATCGAGGAGCTGAACCCTTATCTGAAGAAGCTGGGTGTTCAGCTTAAGCCAAGCTCATAA
- a CDS encoding aspartyl-phosphate phosphatase Spo0E family protein, with translation MNKLEAIQQRIEAERRKLNEMETTYGLLHPKVIRQSMKLDTLINEYTKELSLRSNPFES, from the coding sequence ATGAACAAGCTTGAAGCCATTCAGCAGCGCATCGAGGCAGAACGCAGGAAGCTGAATGAGATGGAAACAACCTATGGGCTACTGCATCCGAAAGTGATCAGGCAATCCATGAAGCTGGACACATTAATTAATGAGTATACCAAGGAATTATCGCTACGCTCGAATCCCTTCGAAAGCTAA